AGCATCCCACCGATATTTCCAACGTCCCCTTCATCGTCGATACCAATGCGCGCACCCAGGCGAGCATCCGCTTCCACAACCCCGACAACACCTCGTTCGCCGTCGCCGTTTCCGGGCCGATAGAGGTCAACAGTCCGCATGCGACATTGCGCGCCGCGCTCACCGGCATCGGTATTGCCTTCATCCCGGATTTCATCGCTCGCAAGCCAATCGAGAGCGGTGAACTGGTCACACTGTTCAATGACTATATCCCGACCGACCGCGGCATCTATGCCGTATATCCGCACCGCCGCTACCTGCCGGCCAAGGTGAGGATCTTCGTCGACTACCTCAACAACTGGTTCAAGAAACATCCGTAGCGCCGCCCTTGCGGATGCGACATCGCGACCGGCGGCTATCTGAATCCAGTAGGGAATCCGGTCCCAATTCCGTCCCAATTTCTGGCAAGAAGTCAGGGTCACCGAACAGGGCAGCGGGATAGATGAGATATTCGACGATACTGATGGCCGCGCTTGCTTCACTGGCGCCGGCCGCCGCCCTTGCCCATCCACACATCTTCGTGGAGGCCCGCCTCGAGGTCGTGGCCGACAAGGATGGCAACATCGAGGAACTGCGCAACGTCTGGCGCTTCGACGAAGTCTTCTCTTCCTCAGTGGTCATGGATTTCGACAAGAACACCGACCTGAAGCTGGAGCCGAACGAACTCGCGGCGGTCGGGAAAACGGTGAAGCAGTCGCTTTCCGAATACGATTATTACATGAACCTGACCATCAACGGGAAGAACATCACCGTTCAAAAGCCCGACATCATCCATGTCGACTATAAGGACGGCCAGCTCCTGATGTTCTTCGCGGTCAAGCCGGCGGAGAAGATGCCGCTTAAGGGCAGGCTCACCTTTGGCGTCTACGACCCGACGCTCTACACCTCAATCGACTTTCCCACCGACGACGAACTGGCAATCGTCGGCGACGGCTTCAAGGCCTGCAAGCGTCAGGTGGTGCGACCCGATGCCGACCAGGTGATCTCGCAGAACAAGCAGTCGCTGACGGACGCCTTCTTCAATGATCCCACCGGCACCAACATGTCCAAGCTCTTCGCCACCCGGCTGGAGGTCACATGCTGACAAAACGCCTGCCCTTCATCTTTTCCGCCGCTGCCTTGACGCTCCTGACAGCGGCAAGCCTTGTCCATGCGCAATCGCCGCTCGGCATCGGCACGGCGGAGCCGAGCTTTCAGCCGACCGGCGGGCCGCTCGCACCGCTCTTGCTCTATGTGAACTATGAGCAGCAGGCCTTCTACCGGGCGCTGACCGGCGCATTAAAGGGCATGCGCCAAGACCCGTGGCAGCTAACATCGCTGATCGGCCTCTCCTTCGCCTATGGCGTCTTCCATGCCGCTGGCCCCGGCCACGGCAAGGCGGTCATCTCCTCCTACATGATCGCCAACGAGATCGAGCTGAAACGCGGCGTGGTGATTTCCTTCATTTCGGCTTTCGTCCAGGGCGTGGTGGCAGTGGCGCTGGTTGGCGGCGCCTGGCTGGTGCTGCGCGGCACCGGCATCACATTGACGGCGGCGACCCATGCGATGGAGATCGCAAGCTTCGTCATGGTCATCCTCTTCGGCGGCTGGCTGCTATTTCGCAAACTGCGCTCGATGGCGGGCAACATGCCGCGCCGCCGTCTGGTGGCGACGCCAGCCGGTCCGGTCAGCATAATGCTCGATTGGAAGGACAATGCAGCCGAACGCCAGGCCTATGCCTTCAACGGCAAGGCGCAGCCTGTCGACGCGGGCCATACCTTCGTTCCCGGCATGGCCTGCGAAACCTGCGGCAATGCCCATGTGCCTGATCCGGCCCTGCTCGCCGGCGACAGGTTCAGCGCCCGCGAGGCCTGGTCGGCGATTGTCGCCGTCGGTCTTCGCCCCTGCTCCGGCGCATTGCTGGTGATGACCTTCTCGATGCTGAACGGGCTCTATCTCGGCGGCGTGCTGTCGGTCGCCGCCATGTCGCTAGGCACGGCGATTACCGTTTCGCTGCTTGCCACGCTTGCAGTAACCGCCAAG
This Rhizobium sp. NZLR1 DNA region includes the following protein-coding sequences:
- a CDS encoding DUF1007 family protein, producing the protein MRYSTILMAALASLAPAAALAHPHIFVEARLEVVADKDGNIEELRNVWRFDEVFSSSVVMDFDKNTDLKLEPNELAAVGKTVKQSLSEYDYYMNLTINGKNITVQKPDIIHVDYKDGQLLMFFAVKPAEKMPLKGRLTFGVYDPTLYTSIDFPTDDELAIVGDGFKACKRQVVRPDADQVISQNKQSLTDAFFNDPTGTNMSKLFATRLEVTC
- a CDS encoding nickel/cobalt transporter, which gives rise to MLTKRLPFIFSAAALTLLTAASLVHAQSPLGIGTAEPSFQPTGGPLAPLLLYVNYEQQAFYRALTGALKGMRQDPWQLTSLIGLSFAYGVFHAAGPGHGKAVISSYMIANEIELKRGVVISFISAFVQGVVAVALVGGAWLVLRGTGITLTAATHAMEIASFVMVILFGGWLLFRKLRSMAGNMPRRRLVATPAGPVSIMLDWKDNAAERQAYAFNGKAQPVDAGHTFVPGMACETCGNAHVPDPALLAGDRFSAREAWSAIVAVGLRPCSGALLVMTFSMLNGLYLGGVLSVAAMSLGTAITVSLLATLAVTAKSAAVRLSGRGSTASIWIGNAIEILGAVLVMLMGALLLAASLQG